One Azospirillum sp. B510 genomic window carries:
- a CDS encoding class I SAM-dependent methyltransferase codes for MPSRPDIMADESAGGESLARLLARRILMDGPISVATFMAEALGHPRFGYYMRRDPFGSGGDFTTAPEISQMFGELVGLWCVDSWARLGGPGPFHLVELGPGRGTLMADVLRAAAVLPLFRDSATIHLVETSPALRERQRETLRPILGEAVRWHDRLEDVPDGPTILIANEFFDALPIRQVQKTNHGWFERLVDVDPDSLEDDPRFRFVLEAFGSSGNRLVPDSLRDAPEGCVVEVSPASQAVARLIGARLAAAPGAALVIDYGYGRGPAVGDSLQAMRRHAYAPVLEAPGEADLTAHVDFATIAVAAREGGAQPFGPVEQGDWLTRLGIRQRASALAAKASPAQARDIGAALDRLIDPAQMGRLFKLVALATPGAFADATPPAGF; via the coding sequence ATGCCATCCCGGCCTGACATCATGGCGGACGAGAGTGCCGGGGGAGAGTCGCTGGCCCGCCTGCTGGCCCGCCGCATCCTGATGGACGGCCCGATCAGCGTCGCCACCTTCATGGCGGAGGCGCTGGGCCATCCGCGCTTCGGCTATTACATGCGGCGCGACCCGTTCGGCAGCGGCGGCGACTTCACCACCGCGCCGGAAATCAGCCAGATGTTCGGCGAGCTGGTCGGACTCTGGTGCGTCGACAGCTGGGCGCGGCTCGGCGGCCCCGGTCCCTTCCATCTGGTCGAGCTCGGCCCCGGCCGCGGCACGCTGATGGCCGATGTGCTGCGGGCGGCGGCGGTGCTACCGCTGTTCCGCGACAGCGCCACAATCCATCTGGTGGAGACCAGCCCGGCCCTGCGCGAGCGCCAGCGCGAGACGCTGCGCCCCATCCTGGGCGAGGCCGTCCGCTGGCATGACCGGCTGGAGGATGTGCCGGACGGCCCGACCATCCTGATCGCCAACGAGTTCTTCGACGCCCTGCCGATCCGCCAGGTGCAGAAGACCAACCATGGCTGGTTCGAGCGGCTGGTCGATGTCGATCCCGACAGCCTGGAGGACGATCCGCGCTTCCGCTTCGTGCTGGAGGCCTTCGGTAGCTCCGGCAACCGGCTGGTGCCGGACAGCCTGCGCGACGCCCCGGAGGGCTGCGTGGTCGAGGTCTCCCCGGCCTCGCAGGCGGTGGCGCGGCTGATCGGCGCCCGGCTGGCCGCCGCCCCCGGTGCAGCACTGGTGATCGACTATGGCTACGGCCGCGGTCCGGCGGTGGGCGACAGCTTGCAGGCCATGCGCCGCCACGCCTACGCCCCGGTGCTGGAGGCGCCGGGCGAGGCCGACCTGACCGCCCATGTCGATTTCGCCACCATCGCCGTGGCGGCGCGCGAAGGCGGCGCCCAGCCCTTCGGCCCGGTCGAGCAGGGGGACTGGCTGACCCGGCTGGGCATCCGCCAACGCGCCTCCGCCCTCGCGGCGAAGGCCAGCCCGGCCCAGGCGCGGGACATCGGCGCAGCACTCGACCGCTTGATCGATCCGGCGCAAATGGGCAGGCTGTTCAAACTGGTCGCGCTCGCCACACCGGGAGCCTTCGCCGACGCCACCCCGCCGGCGGGCTTCTGA
- the leuA gene encoding 2-isopropylmalate synthase, whose translation MSTNIPTLPKSPSKYAPFPQVTLANRQWPSRTLDKAPIWCSVDLRDGNQALIEPMGQDRKRAMFDLLLRMGFKEIEVGFPAASQTDFDFCREVIDEGKIPDGVTIQVLTQSREELIRRTFEGIKGAKRAIVHLYNSTSELQRRVVFGLDRQGIIDIAVAGTKLIRRLADETPETEIVLQYSPESFTGTELDFAVEICEAVMETWGASPTNKVILNLPATVEMSMPNVHADQIEWFCANLKNRQSAIISLHPHNDRGTGVAAAELGLLAGADRVEGTLFGNGERTGNVDVVTLALNMFTQGVDPELNIDDINEIVRVSEYCTQLPVHPRHPYAGELVFTAFSGSHQDAINKGLKALTKSNTGKWEVPYLPIDPQDLGRSYEAVIRINSQSGKGGIAYVLEKDYGLQIPRRLQIEFSKVVQRVADETGKELSPANIHAAFKAEYLDADSPLELVEHSTEPRGPNSGARAMSVVMRHNGEIVTTKGKGNGPIDAFLDALRQGCGTDLHVVDYREHAIGSGEDAQACAYVEVKTGDRTLFGVGIDADIVTASLRALVSAANRAAR comes from the coding sequence ATGAGCACCAATATCCCGACCCTGCCGAAGTCCCCGTCCAAATACGCCCCCTTCCCCCAGGTGACGCTGGCCAACCGCCAATGGCCGTCCCGCACCCTGGACAAGGCGCCGATCTGGTGCTCGGTCGATTTGCGCGACGGCAACCAGGCGCTGATCGAGCCGATGGGTCAGGACCGCAAGCGCGCGATGTTCGACCTGCTGCTGCGCATGGGCTTCAAGGAGATCGAGGTCGGCTTCCCCGCCGCCTCGCAGACCGATTTCGATTTCTGCCGCGAGGTGATCGACGAGGGCAAGATCCCGGACGGCGTCACCATCCAGGTGCTGACCCAGTCGCGTGAGGAACTGATCCGCCGCACCTTCGAGGGCATCAAGGGCGCCAAGCGCGCCATCGTCCACCTGTACAACTCCACCTCGGAGTTGCAGCGCCGCGTCGTCTTCGGTCTGGACCGCCAGGGCATCATCGACATCGCCGTCGCCGGCACCAAGCTGATCCGGCGACTGGCGGACGAGACGCCGGAGACCGAGATCGTCCTGCAATATTCGCCGGAGAGCTTCACCGGCACCGAGTTGGACTTCGCCGTCGAGATCTGCGAGGCGGTGATGGAGACCTGGGGCGCCTCGCCCACCAACAAGGTCATCCTGAACCTGCCGGCCACCGTCGAGATGTCGATGCCCAACGTGCATGCCGACCAGATCGAATGGTTCTGCGCCAACCTGAAGAACCGCCAGTCGGCGATCATCTCGCTGCACCCGCACAACGACCGCGGCACCGGCGTCGCCGCCGCCGAGCTGGGCCTGCTGGCCGGCGCCGACCGCGTCGAGGGCACCCTGTTCGGCAATGGCGAGCGCACCGGCAACGTCGATGTCGTCACGCTGGCGCTGAACATGTTCACCCAGGGCGTCGACCCGGAACTGAACATCGACGACATCAACGAGATCGTCCGCGTCTCCGAATACTGCACCCAGCTGCCGGTGCATCCGCGCCATCCCTATGCCGGCGAGCTGGTGTTCACCGCCTTCTCCGGCTCGCACCAGGACGCCATCAACAAGGGCCTGAAGGCGCTGACCAAGTCCAACACCGGCAAGTGGGAGGTCCCCTATCTGCCGATCGACCCGCAGGATCTGGGCCGCAGCTATGAGGCGGTGATCCGCATCAACAGCCAGTCCGGCAAGGGCGGCATCGCCTATGTGCTGGAGAAGGACTACGGCTTGCAGATCCCGCGCCGGTTGCAGATCGAATTCTCCAAGGTGGTGCAGCGCGTCGCCGACGAGACCGGCAAGGAGCTGTCGCCCGCCAACATCCATGCCGCCTTCAAGGCCGAATATCTGGACGCCGACAGCCCCTTGGAACTGGTCGAGCATTCGACCGAGCCGCGCGGCCCGAACTCCGGCGCCCGTGCCATGAGCGTGGTGATGCGCCACAACGGCGAGATCGTCACCACCAAGGGCAAGGGCAACGGCCCGATCGACGCCTTCCTGGACGCGCTGCGCCAGGGCTGCGGTACCGACCTGCATGTCGTCGACTACCGCGAGCACGCCATCGGATCCGGCGAGGACGCCCAGGCCTGCGCCTATGTCGAGGTGAAGACCGGCGACCGCACCCTGTTCGGCGTCGGCATCGACGCCGACATCGTCACCGCCTCGCTGCGGGCGCTGGTGAGCGCCGCCAACCGCGCGGCGCGGTAA
- a CDS encoding XRE family transcriptional regulator: protein MTTMRELRQAAGLSQEKLADLAGTSQPQINKLETGQRKMTVDWAVKLAGPLGIEPAVLLGLDVPAAPAPTRPARPALPPLLRTTPAQQAQAAASMPVRAAARGGGDQEMFLEDGPIDWIARPDYLKNARDPYAMYVVGESMMPRFRPAQLLHVNPHKPPAPGAGVVVVKRNKAVLVKEFVRRASDSVILREYRPAEREFSVALEELDTLHTVVGLQEP from the coding sequence ATGACCACCATGCGCGAACTGCGGCAGGCCGCCGGACTGAGCCAGGAGAAGCTGGCCGATCTGGCCGGCACCTCCCAGCCACAGATCAACAAGCTGGAGACCGGCCAGCGCAAGATGACCGTCGATTGGGCGGTCAAGCTCGCGGGCCCTCTGGGCATTGAACCGGCGGTTCTGCTTGGCCTCGACGTGCCGGCGGCCCCGGCTCCCACGCGCCCCGCCCGGCCGGCGCTGCCGCCACTGCTCCGCACGACCCCGGCCCAGCAGGCTCAGGCCGCCGCATCGATGCCGGTCCGCGCGGCGGCACGCGGTGGCGGCGACCAGGAAATGTTCCTGGAGGATGGTCCGATCGACTGGATCGCCCGTCCCGACTACCTGAAGAACGCCCGCGATCCCTACGCCATGTATGTGGTCGGCGAATCGATGATGCCGCGCTTCCGCCCGGCCCAGCTTCTGCACGTCAACCCGCACAAGCCGCCGGCGCCGGGAGCCGGGGTGGTGGTGGTCAAGCGCAACAAGGCGGTTCTGGTGAAGGAGTTCGTGCGCCGCGCCAGCGACTCCGTGATCCTGCGGGAATACCGGCCGGCCGAGCGTGAATTCTCCGTGGCGCTCGAAGAGCTCGACACGCTCCACACCGTGGTCGGGTTGCAGGAGCCCTGA
- a CDS encoding ribose-phosphate pyrophosphokinase, which produces MKVLAGNSNRPLAEAISTCLGVPLTKASVRRFSDMEVFVEILENVRGEDVFVVQSTSAPANDNLMELLVTIDALRRGSARRITAVIPYYGYARQDRKTGPRTPISAKLVANLITQAGANRVLTMDLHAGQIQGFFDIPTDNLMAAPVFEKDIRQSFERIDEVTIVSPDVGGVVRARALAKRLDADLAIIDKRRERAGVSEVMNIIGDANGRRCILLDDIVDSGGTLCNAAVALMEAGAKSVHAFCTHGVLSGGAVARVAVSPLEQLVTTDSIQATEAVRVSRNIRQLTIAPLLAEAIMRISEERSVSSLFA; this is translated from the coding sequence ATGAAGGTGCTTGCCGGCAACAGCAACCGTCCGCTGGCCGAGGCGATCTCCACCTGTCTCGGCGTGCCGCTGACGAAAGCGAGCGTGCGCCGTTTCTCCGACATGGAGGTGTTCGTCGAGATCCTGGAGAACGTGCGCGGCGAGGACGTGTTCGTCGTCCAGTCGACCTCGGCTCCGGCCAACGACAACCTGATGGAACTGCTGGTGACGATCGACGCCCTTCGGCGCGGATCGGCCCGGCGCATCACGGCGGTCATTCCCTATTACGGCTATGCCCGGCAGGATCGCAAGACCGGCCCGCGCACGCCGATCTCGGCCAAGCTGGTCGCCAACCTGATCACCCAGGCCGGCGCCAACCGGGTACTGACGATGGACCTGCATGCGGGTCAGATCCAGGGCTTCTTCGACATCCCCACCGACAACCTGATGGCCGCCCCGGTCTTCGAGAAGGACATCCGCCAGTCCTTCGAGAGGATCGACGAGGTGACCATCGTGTCGCCGGACGTCGGCGGCGTGGTGCGCGCCCGCGCGCTGGCCAAGCGGCTGGATGCCGATCTCGCCATCATCGACAAGCGTCGCGAGCGCGCCGGCGTGTCGGAGGTGATGAACATCATCGGCGACGCCAACGGCCGACGCTGCATCCTGCTGGACGACATCGTCGATTCGGGCGGTACCCTGTGCAATGCCGCCGTCGCGCTGATGGAGGCCGGCGCCAAGTCGGTCCACGCCTTCTGCACCCATGGCGTGCTGTCCGGCGGTGCGGTCGCCCGCGTCGCCGTGTCGCCGCTGGAGCAGCTTGTCACCACCGACAGCATCCAGGCGACCGAGGCGGTGCGCGTGTCCCGCAACATCCGCCAGTTGACCATCGCCCCGCTGCTCGCCGAAGCCATCATGCGCATCAGCGAGGAACGTTCGGTGTCGAGCCTGTTCGCGTAA
- the lgt gene encoding prolipoprotein diacylglyceryl transferase — MLATLPVVAFPIIDPVAFPLGPVVVRWYALAYLAGFVLGWRYCMGLARLDPGRRPNPEEFDDFLTWAVIGTILGGRLGYVLFYNLPYYLENPLDALQVWHGGMSFHGGMAGVLTAIALFCWRRGISPFVFGDIISACAPIGLFFGRIANFINGELYGRPAPDFAYAMVFPRDPLQVPRHPSQLYEAALEGVVLFLLLAVAIRTPALRNRPGTVGGLFLIGYGLARITVEFFREPDPQLGFLFAGATMGQLLSLPMLAIGLWLVLRGRRHAIPA, encoded by the coding sequence ATGCTCGCCACCTTGCCAGTCGTCGCCTTTCCCATCATCGATCCGGTCGCCTTCCCCTTAGGTCCCGTGGTCGTCCGCTGGTACGCGCTGGCCTATCTGGCCGGCTTCGTGCTGGGCTGGCGCTACTGCATGGGGCTGGCCCGGCTCGATCCCGGCCGGCGGCCGAACCCCGAGGAGTTCGACGACTTCCTGACCTGGGCGGTGATCGGCACCATCCTGGGCGGGCGGCTCGGCTATGTGCTGTTCTACAACCTGCCCTATTATCTGGAAAATCCGCTGGACGCGCTCCAGGTCTGGCATGGCGGCATGTCCTTCCATGGCGGCATGGCCGGCGTGCTGACGGCGATCGCGCTGTTCTGCTGGCGTCGCGGCATCTCGCCCTTCGTCTTCGGCGACATCATCTCCGCCTGCGCGCCGATCGGGCTGTTCTTCGGCCGCATCGCCAACTTCATCAATGGCGAACTCTATGGCCGCCCGGCCCCGGACTTCGCCTATGCCATGGTGTTCCCGCGCGACCCGTTGCAGGTGCCGCGCCATCCCAGCCAGCTTTACGAAGCGGCGCTGGAGGGCGTCGTCCTGTTCCTCCTGCTGGCGGTCGCCATCCGCACCCCGGCGCTGCGCAACCGGCCCGGCACGGTCGGCGGCCTGTTCCTGATCGGCTACGGCCTGGCCCGCATCACCGTGGAGTTCTTCCGCGAGCCCGACCCGCAGCTCGGCTTCCTGTTCGCCGGCGCGACGATGGGGCAACTGCTGTCGCTGCCGATGCTGGCCATCGGCCTGTGGCTGGTCCTGCGCGGCCGGCGCCATGCCATCCCGGCCTGA
- a CDS encoding helix-turn-helix domain-containing protein, whose product MTLDDWLARTATKEEAFAALIGTSQATVNRYRHGRRVPRPAVMARIAAATGGQVTANDFHGLPAQR is encoded by the coding sequence ATGACGCTCGATGACTGGCTCGCCCGGACCGCAACCAAGGAAGAGGCCTTCGCCGCCCTGATCGGGACGAGCCAGGCCACGGTCAACCGTTACCGGCATGGCCGCCGGGTTCCCCGCCCGGCCGTGATGGCGCGTATCGCCGCCGCCACCGGCGGGCAGGTGACGGCCAATGACTTCCACGGGCTGCCGGCGCAGAGGTAG
- the pgeF gene encoding peptidoglycan editing factor PgeF: protein MITLGALNDITHIRHAFFTRTGGVSTGLYASLNCGLGSNDSTAAVHENRARAAARMEVPPGNLITCYQHHSPTCVVVEEPWTPETAPKADAMATRQPGIALGILTADCAPVLFADSKARVIGAAHAGWKGAKGGVIEATVARMVELGAKPNRIVACIGPCIAQRSYEVGPEFPAPFEEEDARNRDYFAPARKPGHFLFDLAAYVTRRLGDAGVSVIQRCPNDTVAEEDRFFSYRRSRLRGEADYGRGLSAIVLQS, encoded by the coding sequence GTGATCACACTCGGCGCGCTGAACGATATCACCCACATCCGCCACGCTTTTTTCACCCGCACCGGCGGGGTGTCCACCGGGCTCTACGCGTCGCTCAACTGCGGGCTTGGCTCCAACGACTCCACCGCGGCGGTGCATGAGAACCGCGCCCGCGCCGCGGCCCGGATGGAGGTGCCGCCCGGCAACCTCATCACCTGCTACCAGCACCACAGCCCGACCTGCGTGGTGGTCGAGGAGCCCTGGACGCCGGAGACGGCACCGAAGGCCGACGCCATGGCGACCCGGCAGCCCGGCATCGCGCTGGGCATCCTGACCGCCGACTGCGCGCCCGTCCTGTTCGCCGACAGCAAGGCGCGGGTGATCGGCGCCGCCCATGCCGGCTGGAAAGGAGCCAAAGGCGGCGTCATCGAGGCGACCGTCGCCCGCATGGTCGAGCTGGGGGCCAAGCCGAACCGGATCGTCGCCTGCATCGGCCCCTGCATCGCCCAGCGCTCCTACGAGGTCGGGCCGGAATTCCCCGCCCCCTTCGAGGAGGAGGATGCCCGCAACCGCGATTATTTCGCCCCCGCCCGCAAGCCCGGCCATTTCCTGTTCGATCTGGCCGCCTATGTCACCCGCCGGCTGGGCGATGCCGGCGTCAGCGTGATCCAGCGCTGCCCCAACGACACGGTGGCGGAGGAGGACCGCTTCTTCAGCTACCGCCGCTCCCGCCTGCGGGGAGAAGCGGATTACGGGCGCGGCCTTTCGGCCATCGTCCTGCAAAGCTGA
- the rfaD gene encoding ADP-glyceromanno-heptose 6-epimerase: MIVVTGGAGFIGSNLVAALAARGITDVAVIDRFRDGEKWQNLAKREVATLVPPEQTLAFLDQHAAEIDAIFHLGAISATTERDVDKIVANNVALTLELWRWCSWRGCRLIYASSAATYGDGSAGFDDDGSCDGLARLRPLNAYGWSKHLVDRRIARAAATGDLLPPQWAGLKFFNVYGPNEAHKGDMMSVVAKLHPQLTAGQPARLFKSHKDGFEDGGQLRDFIHVDDCVAVMLWLYDHPAVSGLFNVGTGKARSFKDLALATFAALGLPPRIEYFDMPEHLRGKYQYFTQATTDRLRAAGFDQPFTELEEGVRRYVQDFLSQPDPYR; the protein is encoded by the coding sequence ATGATCGTGGTCACCGGCGGGGCCGGCTTCATCGGGTCCAATCTTGTCGCGGCGCTCGCCGCGCGTGGCATCACCGACGTGGCGGTGATCGACCGCTTCCGTGACGGCGAGAAATGGCAGAACCTCGCCAAGCGCGAGGTGGCGACGCTGGTGCCGCCCGAGCAGACGCTCGCTTTCCTCGACCAGCATGCCGCCGAGATCGACGCGATCTTCCATCTCGGCGCCATCTCCGCCACCACCGAGCGGGACGTCGACAAGATCGTCGCCAACAATGTGGCGCTGACTCTCGAGCTTTGGCGCTGGTGTTCCTGGCGCGGCTGCCGGCTGATCTACGCCTCCTCCGCCGCCACCTATGGCGACGGCTCGGCCGGTTTCGACGATGATGGTTCCTGCGACGGGCTGGCGCGGCTGCGGCCGCTGAACGCCTATGGCTGGTCCAAGCATCTGGTCGACCGCCGCATCGCCCGCGCCGCCGCCACCGGCGACCTGCTGCCGCCGCAATGGGCCGGGCTGAAATTCTTCAACGTCTACGGCCCCAATGAAGCCCACAAGGGCGACATGATGAGCGTGGTCGCCAAGCTGCATCCGCAGTTGACCGCCGGCCAGCCGGCGCGCCTGTTCAAGTCGCACAAGGACGGCTTCGAGGATGGCGGCCAGCTGCGCGACTTCATCCATGTCGACGATTGCGTCGCGGTGATGCTGTGGCTGTACGACCATCCCGCGGTCAGCGGCCTGTTCAATGTCGGCACCGGCAAGGCCCGCAGCTTCAAGGATCTGGCGCTGGCGACCTTCGCCGCGCTGGGGCTGCCCCCGCGGATCGAGTATTTCGACATGCCGGAGCATCTGCGCGGCAAATACCAGTATTTCACGCAGGCGACGACGGATCGCCTGCGCGCCGCCGGATTCGACCAGCCCTTCACCGAGCTGGAGGAGGGCGTCCGGCGCTATGTGCAGGATTTCCTGTCGCAGCCCGACCCGTATCGCTGA
- a CDS encoding ATP-binding protein yields MPFRSLDGRIDRKGALRLLRLLLAVSVALPLVLFAGMGWRERWEAQDEAERNSRKNALILHEHMLKVFDTMAQALDRVDERIQGLGWREIAESETLHRYLKRLDGELEQIGAIGLTDPDGIVRNSNLFFPAHNSYVGDRPDFREQRRRESGLLIAGPLADPATGKPSFGISRRRTGPGDSFDGMIATIVNPDYFANFYRQVSGGQGESVALIRDDGAMLMRFPALDPERPNLTLPTLPADRGLRAEITRQPDEGVFRTANSHVQGLDRVFAYKRVGAFPVYVVYGLDQAQVTRSWWRNMALDAAFVAPATLALALLAWLAYGRAASERAVIQRWADEVRNRERLEEALRQSQKMEALGQLTGGVAHDFNNLLTAALANLHLLGRHLPADGQRFLAGARGALERAEKLTRQLLSFSRQDAVNPTVVDLGDSLRRMADLLERSIRADIALDWDIAPAPMAVAVDPVQLEMAVLNLVLNARDAMPGGGRIRIAAAPGPEPRSARIEVSDTGAGMRPDVIARAFDPFFTTKGVGKGTGLGLSMVYGFARQSGGGAAIDSRPGEGTRVRIDLPLSDEPPAEPPASPAEPAADLRPLRILVVEDNPLVRMAMVEGLTEDGFTVETAEDGVSALALLETDRAFDLVVSDVVMPGGVSGIDLARHIRGHWPHLRVLLASGYSPESLATMGADTASVLAKPFTPDQLAARIRSLARASSAP; encoded by the coding sequence ATGCCTTTCCGCAGCCTCGATGGCCGGATCGACCGCAAGGGGGCTCTGCGCCTCCTGCGTTTGCTGCTGGCCGTGTCGGTCGCCCTGCCCCTTGTGCTGTTCGCCGGCATGGGGTGGCGCGAGCGGTGGGAGGCGCAGGATGAAGCCGAACGGAACAGCCGCAAGAACGCGCTGATCCTGCACGAGCATATGCTGAAGGTGTTCGACACCATGGCCCAGGCTCTGGACCGGGTGGATGAACGCATCCAGGGTCTCGGCTGGCGCGAGATCGCCGAATCGGAGACGCTGCACCGCTACCTGAAGAGGCTGGATGGCGAGTTGGAACAGATCGGCGCCATCGGGCTGACCGATCCGGACGGAATCGTCCGCAATTCCAACCTGTTCTTCCCCGCCCACAACAGCTATGTCGGCGACCGGCCGGACTTCCGCGAACAGCGGCGGCGCGAATCCGGTCTGCTGATCGCCGGTCCGCTCGCCGATCCGGCCACCGGCAAGCCCAGCTTCGGCATCAGCCGGCGCCGCACAGGTCCAGGCGACAGCTTCGACGGCATGATCGCCACCATCGTCAATCCCGACTATTTCGCGAATTTCTACCGGCAGGTCAGCGGCGGCCAGGGGGAGTCCGTCGCCTTGATCCGCGATGACGGCGCGATGCTGATGCGCTTTCCAGCCCTGGATCCGGAGCGGCCGAACCTGACGCTGCCCACCCTGCCGGCCGACCGCGGCCTGCGGGCCGAAATCACCCGCCAGCCCGACGAGGGGGTCTTCCGCACCGCCAACAGCCATGTGCAGGGGCTGGACCGCGTTTTCGCCTACAAACGGGTCGGCGCCTTCCCGGTCTATGTCGTCTATGGGCTGGACCAGGCGCAGGTCACCCGCTCCTGGTGGCGGAACATGGCGTTGGACGCCGCCTTCGTCGCGCCGGCGACATTGGCGCTGGCTCTGCTCGCCTGGCTGGCCTACGGCCGCGCCGCGTCGGAAAGAGCAGTGATCCAGCGCTGGGCGGACGAGGTGCGCAATCGCGAGAGGCTGGAGGAGGCGCTGCGCCAGAGCCAGAAGATGGAGGCGCTTGGCCAGTTGACCGGCGGCGTGGCGCATGACTTCAACAATCTGCTGACCGCCGCGCTGGCCAACCTGCATCTGCTCGGCCGGCATCTGCCGGCCGACGGGCAGCGCTTCCTGGCCGGGGCGCGTGGCGCGCTGGAACGGGCGGAGAAGCTGACCCGGCAACTGTTATCCTTCTCCCGCCAGGACGCCGTCAACCCGACCGTGGTCGATCTCGGCGACAGCCTGCGCCGGATGGCCGATCTGCTGGAACGCTCCATCCGCGCCGACATCGCCCTGGATTGGGACATCGCCCCGGCACCGATGGCGGTCGCCGTCGATCCGGTCCAGTTGGAAATGGCGGTGTTGAACCTTGTGCTGAACGCCCGCGACGCCATGCCAGGGGGCGGCCGCATCCGCATCGCCGCCGCGCCCGGGCCGGAACCCCGCAGCGCCCGCATCGAGGTTTCCGACACCGGCGCCGGCATGCGACCCGACGTGATCGCCCGCGCCTTCGACCCCTTCTTCACCACCAAGGGTGTGGGCAAGGGAACCGGGCTCGGCCTGTCGATGGTCTATGGCTTCGCCCGCCAGTCCGGGGGCGGCGCCGCCATCGACAGCCGGCCTGGGGAGGGCACCCGCGTCCGCATCGACCTGCCGCTGAGCGACGAGCCGCCGGCCGAACCGCCCGCCTCCCCGGCGGAACCGGCGGCGGACCTCCGCCCGCTGCGCATCCTGGTGGTCGAGGACAACCCGCTGGTGCGGATGGCGATGGTCGAAGGCTTGACCGAGGACGGGTTCACCGTCGAGACCGCCGAGGACGGCGTCTCGGCGCTGGCCCTGCTGGAGACCGACCGCGCGTTCGATCTGGTGGTGTCGGACGTCGTCATGCCCGGCGGGGTTTCCGGCATCGACCTTGCCCGGCACATCCGCGGGCATTGGCCGCACTTGCGCGTACTGCTCGCCTCCGGCTACAGCCCGGAGTCGCTGGCCACCATGGGGGCCGATACCGCGTCGGTGCTGGCGAAGCCCTTCACCCCCGACCAGTTGGCGGCACGCATCCGCTCGCTGGCGCGGGCGAGCTCGGCCCCATAG
- a CDS encoding TorD/DmsD family molecular chaperone, with protein MDLPPSHQDGSFITDTPAPGSTEPDLAGTIQGVRLLAEFHSAEPTPALLERLRRTPAGRGPLALDRDDALQAAALVDEVVSDLPERITRRCLAPFVADFSAIHRTGALRACPTEGPWLEEKARADASASLLRWRSGLEAELDAPPLHLLPNDHIAVELMLLAALLDRGRNSDAVRFLDRHLLRWAPDFCSSVATRCREPFFAGIAILTNALIDNLRDQLGAACGLPRPVDDGCDCGSGGGSDARRRRRWTEGRFPRACACDP; from the coding sequence ATGGACTTGCCACCGTCCCATCAGGACGGATCCTTCATCACGGACACCCCCGCACCGGGCTCCACCGAGCCGGACCTGGCCGGAACCATCCAGGGCGTGCGCCTCCTCGCGGAGTTCCATTCGGCTGAACCCACCCCGGCATTGCTGGAGAGACTGCGCCGCACCCCCGCCGGACGGGGTCCGCTGGCGCTCGACCGTGACGATGCCCTGCAGGCCGCCGCCCTGGTGGACGAGGTGGTGAGCGACCTGCCGGAACGGATCACCCGCCGCTGTCTTGCGCCGTTCGTCGCCGATTTCAGCGCCATCCACCGCACCGGCGCTTTGCGCGCCTGCCCGACCGAAGGGCCTTGGCTGGAGGAGAAGGCCCGGGCCGACGCCTCCGCCTCCCTGCTGCGCTGGCGCAGCGGGCTGGAGGCGGAGTTGGATGCCCCACCCTTGCACCTGCTGCCCAACGACCATATCGCCGTGGAACTGATGCTGCTCGCCGCCCTGCTCGACCGGGGCCGCAACAGCGACGCCGTCCGCTTCCTCGACCGTCATCTGCTGCGTTGGGCTCCCGATTTCTGTAGCAGTGTCGCCACGCGCTGCCGGGAGCCCTTCTTCGCCGGCATCGCCATCCTGACGAACGCCCTCATAGACAACCTGCGGGACCAGCTTGGTGCGGCCTGCGGATTGCCGCGTCCGGTCGACGATGGCTGCGATTGTGGTTCCGGCGGGGGCTCCGACGCCCGTCGCCGCAGGCGCTGGACCGAAGGCCGCTTCCCCCGCGCCTGCGCCTGCGATCCGTGA
- a CDS encoding carboxymuconolactone decarboxylase family protein has protein sequence MPLPPIEQADAASEVSAVYDDIKTTRGVPDVNNFWKMIAHHPPTLARTWESLKEVMAPGALDPLVKEMVFVAVSVTNNCQYCIRSHEAAARRLGMTDAQFGELMAVVGMANETNRLAVGYQVELDERLK, from the coding sequence ATGCCGCTTCCCCCGATCGAGCAGGCCGATGCCGCATCCGAGGTGTCGGCCGTCTATGACGACATCAAGACGACGCGCGGCGTTCCCGACGTCAATAACTTCTGGAAGATGATCGCTCACCACCCGCCGACCCTGGCGCGGACCTGGGAAAGCCTGAAGGAGGTGATGGCGCCCGGCGCCCTCGACCCGCTGGTGAAGGAGATGGTCTTCGTCGCGGTCAGCGTGACCAACAATTGCCAATACTGCATCCGCTCGCACGAGGCGGCGGCGCGCCGGCTGGGCATGACCGACGCGCAGTTCGGCGAACTGATGGCGGTGGTGGGCATGGCGAACGAGACCAACCGGCTGGCCGTCGGCTATCAGGTCGAACTGGACGAGCGGCTGAAGTGA